The Nycticebus coucang isolate mNycCou1 chromosome 8, mNycCou1.pri, whole genome shotgun sequence genome has a window encoding:
- the ALAS1 gene encoding 5-aminolevulinate synthase, non-specific, mitochondrial, whose product METVVRRCPFLSRVPQAFLQKAGKSLLFYAQNCPKMMEVGAKPAPRTLSISTVHCQQIKETSSANEKDKTAKAKVQQAPDRSQQIPDGTQLPSGHPLPATSQGTASKCPFLAAQMSQRGSSVFCKASLELQEDVQEMHAVRKEVAQTPVNPSMISVKTDGGNSSGLLKNFQDIMRKQRPERVSHLLQDNLPKSVSTFQYDHFFEKKIDEKKNDHTYRVFKTVNRRAHIFPMADDYSDSLITKKQVSVWCSNDYLGMSRHPRVCGAVMDTLKQHGAGAGGTRNISGTSKFHVDLEQELADLHGKDAALLFSSCFVANDSTLFTLAKMMPGCEIYSDSGNHASMIQGIRNSRVPKYIFRHNDVSHLRELLQRSDPSVPKIVAFETVHSMDGAVCPLEELCDVAHEFGAITFVDEVHAVGLYGAQGGGIGDRDGVMPKMDIISGTLGKAFGCVGGYIASTSSLIDTVRSYAAGFIFTTSLPPMLLAGALESVRILKSAEGRALRRQHQRNVKLMRQMLMDAGLPVVHCPSHIIPVRVADAAKNTEICDELMSRHNIYVQAINYPTVPRGEELLRIAPTPHHTPQMMNYFLENLLITWKQVGLELKPHSSAECNFCRRPLHFEVMSEREKSYFSGLSKLVSAQA is encoded by the exons ATGGAGACTGTTGTTCGCCGCTGCCCATTCTTATCCCGGGTCCCCCAGGCCTTTCTGCAGAAGGCAGGCAAATCTCTGTTGTTCTATGCCCAAAACTGCCCCAAGATGATGGAAGTTGGGGCCAAGCCAGCCCCTCGGACACTGTCCATTTCAACAGTACACTGCCAGCAGATCAAAGAAACCTCTTCAGCCAATGAGA AGGACAAAACTGCCAAAGCCAAGGTCCAGCAGGCTCCTGACAGATCCCAGCAGATTCCAGATGGCACACAGCTTCCGTCTGGACACCCCTTGCCTGCCACAAGCCAGGGCACTGCGAGCAAATGCCCTTTTTTGGCAGCACAGATGAGCCAGAGGGGTAGCAGTGTCTTCTGCAAAGCCAGTCTGGAGCTTCAGGAAGATGTGCAGGAAATGCATGCTGTGAGGAAAG AGGTTGCCCAGACCCCAGTGAACCCCAGTATGATTAGTGTGAAGACTGATGGTGGGAATTCAAGTGGATTGCTGAAGAACTTCCAGGATATCATGCGAAAGCAAAGACCAGAAAGAGTGTCTCATCTTCTTCAAGATAACTTGCCAAAAT CTGTTTCCACTTTTCAGTATGAtcatttctttgaaaagaaaatcgatgagaaaaaaaatgaccaCACCTATCGAGTTTTCAAAACTGTGAACCGGAGGGCACACATCTTCCCCATGGCAGATGACTATTCGGATTCTCTCATCACTAAAAAGCAGGTGTCGGTCTGGTGCAGTAACGACTACCTAGGAATGAGTCGCCACCCTCGGGTGTGTGGGGCAGTTAT GGACACTTTGAAACAACATGGTGCTGGGGCAGGTGGTACTAGAAATATTTCTGGAACTAGTAAATTCCACGTGGACCTGGAGCAGGAGCTGGCTGACCTTCATGGGAAAGATGCAGCACTCTTGTTTTCCTCGTGCTTTGTAGCCAACGACTCAACCCTCTTCACCTTGGCTAAGATGATGCCAG GCTGTGAGATTTACTCCGATTCTGGGAACCATGCCTCCATGATCCAAGGGATTCGGAACAGCAGAGTGCCAAAGTACATCTTTCGTCACAATGATGTCAGCCATCTCAGAGAACTGCTGCAAAGATCTGACCCTTCAGTCCCCAAGATTGTTGCATTTGAAACTGTGCACTCAATGGATG GAGCAGTGTGCCCACTGGAAGAGCTGTGTGATGTGGCCCATGAGTTTGGAGCAATTACCTTTGTGGACGAGGTCCATGCAGTGGGGCTGTATGGGGCTCAAGGTGGAGGGATTGGAGATCGGGATGGAGTCATGCCAAAAATGGACATCATTTCTGGAACACTTG GCAAAGCATTTGGCTGTGTTGGAGGATACATCGCCAGTACAAGCTCTCTGATCGACACTGTACGGTCCTATGCAGCTGGCTTCATCTTTACCACCTCTCTGCCACCCATGCTGCTGGCTGGAGCCTTGGAGTCTGTGCGGATCCTGAAGAGTGCCGAGGGGCGGGCACTTCGCCGCCAACACCAGCGCAATGTCAAGCTCATGAGGCAGATGCTAATGGATGCTGGCCTCCCAGTCGTCCACTGCCCTAGTCATATCATCCCTGTGCGG GTTGCAGATGCTGCTAAAAACACAGAAATCTGTGATGAACTAATGAGCAGACATAACATCTATGTCCAAGCAATCAATTACCCTACGGTGCCCCGGGGGGAAGAGCTCCTACGGATTGCCCCCACCCCTCACCATACACCACAGATGATGAACTACTTCCTTG AGAATCTGCTGATCACATGGAAAcaagtggggctggaactgaagcCACATTCCTCAGCTGAGTGCAACTTCTGCAGGAGGCCACTGCATTTTGAAGTGATGAGTGAAAGAGAGAAATCCTATTTCTCAGGCTTAAGCAAGTTGGTATCTGCTCAGGCCTGA